The region TCTTAAAACCCAATGACAGTGATGTCAGATATCCGCTGCTTAATAGACATAAGTTGTTCATCCTCTTTAATTCATAAGAGATAATGAAAACATGATATCGAGTATTGCAAATCAAACCCTTTAACTTTTAAGGATTTTTTTCCTCACTACAACCATGTTAACATCATATTTCTTTCATACTAGAATCACTgttaaaccaaaaacaaaaggGGGGTGGATGAACATATGGTTTAGTTATCATAAATGCTCTgcagaaatttttttcttttggctaTGCTTTCTAGATTTCTTGGATATAAATGCAATGAACATTTCGAAGATAAAACATTCAAGGATACAACTTTCATGGAAATAAAAATGCATGACTTACTTCAAATTAAAGAACAATCTTTGGATTAATCCTTGTATCATAGCAAAATACAcaattctttttatcaaattagtacAAAATTTTGAAGTTCGCTATTTCTTTTGCATTATTGGAGTTCTTTTAGGAGCAACAAGTAACAAAGAAATGGAGCCTACAAAAATAACTCAAGAAATAAGTAAAATTGATATTGGCCTAATCTTACTTACAGCAAAACTTCTTCCTAATGGAGTTTCTAAGAAATCATTCAGCTGCTTCCTGTACTGCAACCATATCCAAAAAATCCTCAAACAAAATGTTAGTATAAAATTCCAAATGAATAAAAGAAGTTCAATTCTagacaagaaataaaataaaacacgacCCTAGGCAATTCCTACGAAATCCATAGTAGATGTTCGCCAACGGTTCCAATCTCGAACTCCCGGTCGAGCTCACGAGCACGGTCAGTGGCGGATTGAACGACGGAGGAGATTCGGCGGGAAACGGAGTACTGGCGGTCTAACCGTTCAGCGGTTTTTTTAGCTTCGAAGACGAATTGCTCGAAGCGGTCGTTGGCCGTTCGCCAAGCGTCCTTCAAGGCCTCGCCGGAGGCCACGCGGCGAGCGAAGGTGTCGAAGTCGCTCCGCCTAAAGGATTGGACTATTAAAGGACGCCGCCGCTGAGGAAGCGGAGGCCGTCGCTGAAGCGTCATCGAATGCCATGCCGTCGACGGCAGAGCTGTAGACATCACTTAGAATTTCAGattctttttctgtttttctggctttccatttttatattcattatcatataaaattatattttatttgttatcgaattatttatttaacaagtatttaataaaactatttattaattaattatatcttcttttatatttcctatcaaatttattttttaacaaagtATTTTCATAagatttattaatttatgaattagatcatttttattagtaataaatttttttgttatatttataaaaaacaaaaaaaacgtTTGGTTGGTTAAATCATATTAAAAGTAATGCATAGAATAATGTTTTAAGTATATCAATTAaacttatttctaattttttttaaataaaagatttaTTACTGCAATTCTCTGGTAATAGAATACATCCACAAATATAAATACATACCGAGCAATTACACTATAGAATCAAACTAATATAAAGTACAATAAATTAAGAAGTAAAAAGAATCGAACAAAATCCATACATAGCATACGCGCATAATATGATTGAAGAAGCATATGTGACAATTATGCACAGTAATACTTGAATTTGATATTTGtaatgtttcaaaatatttttttatattataaatatccGAGCCTCATCATATGCAATTGATTGAAAATAACTTTAAACTCAAATTGATTGTAGTAGAAAATTATCTAAACCCAAACTTAACCCGaaagaaaacatataaaaaatctttaaaaaaaccCCAATTAAGCTAATCTATCATCTCAAAGGATGTCAATTAAGCCTTAACTTAATTGATAAAATAGTTATTACAATAATTAGTAAGACACAATTTAAGGGTTGAAAGGTTATGCCTAGAAATAGGTATTctataaaaaagaaaatgtaattttgaccCATAAACTTGATAATTAGGTTCACTTTAGTACCTGTATTAAAGGGGAtaatagaatttttggtctactTTAGCACTTCAACTTAAATATTAAGTCAATTTTGGTTCTTAAACTTGTAAAATATAAAGTGTGATGAGTTAACACTCTGAGATTGTACCAcattattacttaaaattttatataatttttaagtgtTTATGTGGTATAATTTAATGTCATGTTCAGTATTTTCATAATTAGACCGGTGATTGAACAAGTTAGATCATTGATTCTCAATTCAATAAGTTCGATCAAcgaaccaaaaataaataattaaaaattcataaattttttaaaaaataaaattatatcaaaactgattcaatctatttaactgttgattttttaaaaaaaattagttttattaatttcaaagAAAATTTTCGAACCATTATCGGTCCGTCAACTTTCAAAGGCGTACTGtataaattatccaaaaaattaaagaaaattaaaataaataaataaataaacgacATCATAAACACAGTCTCGCGGATCTTTGAACAATTTTCCCTGTTTATCTctattttttctctctctcttcccGCCCTGAATTTTCTGAACCtgtttatcttataaaaattttaaattttcttttaaccaAACATGAGCTTTACGCAGTTCGCAATGGTAAACTTCTTCCTCTTAAActgtcttttttttaaaaaaaaagtctggaATTATGTGTAAGTAGTTGAGGTGTTTTCTTTTTGGCTTAATTGGAACATAAATTCGTTGAAGCAGTCGATAATCATCAATTTTCGCTTTCTGGGTAATTATTATTCACCCATAATCATTGATTTTTAGTGTGCAAaactgaaaattttgttcatgtaCTTATTGTTTGAAGTCAATTATTTACTGAATAATTGAATgagtaaaattatatattttgctGTCTCTAAAGTTGAATTTTTGTTCTTCATCGAATTATGTATAAATAGTTTAGGCTTGAAGCACTTGATAATCATCAATTTTCGCTTTCTGGGTAATTATTATTTACTCATAATTATTGGTTTTTAGTGTTCAAAACTGAGAATTCTGTTTATCTAGTTATTGTTCGAAGTCAATTACTTACTGAATAATTGAATTAGTAAAACGATACATTGTGCTGTctcaaaagttaatttttttttgtttttcatcgAATTGTGTCTAAATACTTTAAGGCTTGAAGCACTTGATAACCATCCGTTTTCGCTTTCTGGGTAATTATTATTTACCATCATTGTTGATTTTTAGTGCTCAAAAACTGAAAAATCTGCTTATTTTACTGAATAATTGCCATCTCAAAGTTAATTCTTAAAAGTTGCATAGAAATTATATAGACCATTTGCTTTTGGGGGTTTTCCAAAAGTAAATTTTTGGTGGACTAATACTGAGATGCAGGTGGAGGAACTGGCGTTTCTAGTTAAGGACAATCTTCCTTGCAAGCATCTAGTTCTGTCAATGGAGGAGGCTTTTATGAATTTCCTTCAGGATGATACAAGGTAACTGAATAACCTCACATCCCAACACAACAAAATTGTAGGAAGTTCATTTAATGTACAAGTCTCATTCAATCATGATCATTATGAATGAAAAAAGTGTTGGATTGCAGCTCAGATGGGATCCTAGAGTTGGAACCTATGAATTCATACAATCGGCTTCTCCTGCATCGTCTTGCAGATATATTTGGGTACTTCTCTTTTTTTACTAGATAGGCTGATAAAATGCATCATCAGTTAAATCGAATTTGGAGCTGTAGAGCTTTCTTAGTTAGCTTTTAGTATTGATGTTTTGTTAAATTGGCTAGATTTGCTCATGAATCAATTGGTGAAGGAGACGATCGGCATTTGATTTTGCAACGATGCCCAGAGACATCAATGTACGGAATTTGTTTGCTTATCGTTGGTTTCTGGAAAATTTAGTTATAGCGGTGCTCATGACCTGGCAGCATTTTGTCTTGCAGACCTTCCATTCTTGTTAGTGATATACTATGGCAGTGTGATGAGCCTCAGTCTCTCACAGCATCTCGCCATATATTAACAAGAGAAGGAACTAAACCAGGTGAAGTTCATGTTCATGATTTCCCTATTGAAGCAAGAAGTCATTGGCAATTTTTAAGAAATAAGAATAACATGTATAGCTGAGAATATCTATTTTCTTTACACTCTTTTCTATGGGCTAGTTATAGAGGATTAGTAAGCAACTAAGCATGCCATACAAGTTACTATGGGCCTTTTCCCATTTGGAACTATATGGAATACAGATAGGGAAAATTGATGAGAGAACGGAATGGGAGGATTAGCTTGTCACTCTTGTTTGGTTAAAAATGGAATAGAAGGAAAGAGGcacatttaagtttatttaaaatcatattcatatccCTTTTATGTACCAAAGAAAAGTGAAATAAGGACGAGGAAGGATTCCAAGATCTTACCAAGTTGGAGGGTTTAAAAAATGGGGGACTATGGTGGGTTGGGGAAGGATACATCTCTCCCACCATTTCAGTGTCCTCCATTATTCACTTTCCAAAACAAGGGAGTTGGTGCCCTTTCTTGCAATATGCATACCAATAATTTTTCAGTCATTAAGTACAATTTTTTGTCATCGTGTGCTCCAAGGAAAAAGGAGTAGATTTTGAAGAGCATATCTAGCAAAACAAATCTAATTACCTTAATAAAATATCAGTTCGTTctttgttacttttgtttatGAAATTTGGTTCTCTTTGGATTATCTCCAATGGATGGAACACactatttatttatccattttatGTCAAGTTGTGTTGGCTAGTTTTGAGTTTGTCTttcttatcattatttttgtAATCGCTAGAAATTACAGTAACACGCGTTACTCAACGATTTTCtgaacatgtttaattatttagAGGTCTCTCCAGGATTTAAGTGATCCTTTATCTTGATCTGAATTTGATGCCACAGGAACGAGTCGCTTTTTTCTTTCGATTTTGTTacttattattctaaatttttttgtctGCATATGTTAGTGATTTTTCTCTACATTGATTATCTAATAATATTAAGGTGTTGAACCTGGCCGTTAATATCTAAAGGTCGCCCTTTTGTTTTTCAGTAATGGAGAAAAACTTGCCTTCGTTTGAGCTTAGTCTTGAGGAAAGAGAAGCAGCTTACTTAGCTGCTCGAGAACGGATTTTTGCAATGGATGTTGGAGAGGTTCGAGAACCTGTTAAGCATAAGCCACGAACTGTTCCTATTGTAGCTCGTCGAATGATTGCACATGCTTTAGGCCAAAGAATTAACTTATGTAATCTAGACGATAGTGCCCGGGATTTGAAAGACCGGGGTAAAACTGATGAACCAAGTGTTCATGATACagataaagttgataataattcgAGAACAGAAACTCATCAGGATGCTGTTCTTGAACAGAGGAAACCGGTGGATGCATGTAGTAAAGCAAATAGCAACACAAGTAAACATAATACTTCGGTAGTTTGTGAGAGGAATGTTTCTGATGAACAAACCGAAAAGCGACCAACCAATGCTAGTATACCAGGTAGAAGTCGAAATAGAGTTAACAAAGAGTACTCTAAAGAAGAACATCTAGGAGCTGCAAAGCGAATGTTTGCTAATGCTTTAGGTTTGCGCTCGGCTACGGATTCGAGAAGTAGTGAAAGGAAGACAACACAGTAGATAAGGAGCTGTTATGGTTTTTCCTATCGGTTTAAAGATAGAGCTCCATTCGAGGAGAAAACAGGTAATGTGAGTTTAGCTTGATTGCTGCTTGCTTGCGTTTTTTCGTAATTTGTAATTGGTGACATTATCGTCTTCTAAGTATTTCCACTTAGAACTGATGAAATTCTGGAAAACGGGTTTGCATCTAACCCGAGTTTCGAGCTTTGGTTTTCATGGAACAGAAGACACATCTAAGTTTTTGCGGGGAGTGAGTCATATTTGCAGGTGCAAAAGAGCATTTAACTTTCTCCCATGTATGATATCTGTATTGTGTTATGATTCTTGCTTGAGAGATAGGTACGGTGAAGAATGATTTATAGGAGTAGACATGACAATTGTGTATTTGTTTCGTGTTTGTGTATTTTCTTGTGTCATAATCTTGTaggtattttatatttatatgatttttgagGTACTAATAATTTGCATAATATAGATTTTGACATTTTTGTATATTCATCTTCTTTTCATGCTGTTTTCAGTTcatattttagctatttttctcATGACTGCATGGTTTTGGTTCTTGTTATAACCCTATTAGctgattttattgatttattttataattaatctaattttttatgatgtaaaaacaaatattttatatttaagataatgaaaataaaattaaaataacacaaattttatataaaaatgtttttttaagagttaattgattattttttatttagttcgaaaattattagttttaaaaatatttattaaaaaacttTGAAGCTTCATCAAATAaagtccaaaaatcataaaaacaaaattgattttgtcaaaataaaattaacatgaaaaaattaaaaactgaatCAAATTATAATAGACAACTCAAAATATCCAAAAACCCCGTTCAAATCGAACCGAACTCAGCCTAATATAAACATGATTAATATGTCTAATCCACatcttatttttgtttaaaaataattatacaaaacaTTACAAATGTGAATTGTCAAGTGTAACAACAAACACAGGTTAAATGAAATCAAcaaatatgaaaatgaaaatttcctTATGAAAGTGATTAGCTCTCTCTTGCAATCTCCTGGTTCATGCTATATGCTATCTTACAACACAAAACCTTGGTATTCATGGTTACATAGGATAACAGAGCCTTGAGCTCCATCACGAAATCGATGTACAACAGCATATTTTTGCTTGCTTCATAAACCAATCACACCAGAAAGAAACTTTCAATCCCGACAGTGGTGTGGAGTAGGTACACAGTTGAGCCGGAAGAGGGATGGAACATAAAGGACTAGACACGTTTTTCTTTGTACAAAGAATACCAAGGATAGGAAAACGAATAACACAAACCTGTTGAATGCCGGCTCCTAAAGGTGACTGTGTGAATCAACAGGACTAAACTTAAAACACCCTTTTTTGCTTGCTTCCGGAAAAGGTCTGAAAAGACCCCAGGAAAATCTAGGGATACAAGGAGAGAACATTTGATTGAATAAATTCAGCAATGTTATGTTTGCCTTTCTGTTGTTGGAGATGGGGACTTAGCGGCTAAATCGCGAAGCAAAGACTGGGTGGCTACGAACTTCTCTCTCAGCATGACATTATAGTCATATAAACGTTGGAAATTCTTCTGTATATCAGACAACTCGATCTCCGAACCGGACTTCAATTCTGCATTGAGCAAGGAACAGGACTGAAATGAGTGACTTCAACATAAAACATGTAAGCTAAATAAAATAACTATCAAGGGTTTTCGAAGAACACAAAGGCATACAGTTTCAGTTCATCACACGAAAGGTCTAGTTCATTTCAAAGAACATTACTTTGACATTAACTATACTACTCCGACTCTTTTAGTTTCATTTAAGCACTCGTCTATGACACATACCCAAGTACGATTATGGAGATATGACCCTCTCAATACgtgaaaaactttgaaaaattcgAACATACTCATATCAAGCACATATCCGAATTCAACACCCAAACCTAAATCGGAGTAACATAGACGATAAAAGTGCCATGATAATGGGCCAACATTGGTAGTTTAACTGAGAGGTCACTCTATTATAGGGacctgatcaaattagtccctctactgttaaaaagaatcaaataagaccAAATCGGAATAgagtatttttaaagtttttatggttctataaatgaaatattttctttggaattgaattgcaattgaaaaaatatataattttcaagaccttttttatacaataaatgttAACTCTCTTACAATTTGggcttatttaattctttttaatagtatagagactgaattgatttatttaatagaGGGAATAATTTGATCCGGTCCCTATGACCTCCCAGGTACTTTAACCTTCAACATATAGTAAGAAATCATCTTGATGTATTAATTATAGTTACGAGTTTACACGACAATCTTTAAACAATAAAGCAGTGATTCAAAAAGCATATCCCCCTAGCCCTCCACGACTTTTTTTCCTTCCCGGCATAGTGGAAAGTATAATTCCAAGTATGActtgaaaaaaaatcaactccAATTATGTCTTTTCATGCAACATgtgatgataatgataataatcgTAATAGCTAAGTTCGTACCTAGTGTCGGAGGCGGTGGAATTATATCATCATCGAGAGCAAATGCTTGATGCTGGATAGCAACTGCATCTTTTGAACCGATGCAATGTTTCGTCTCAGCCTTAGCTGATCCACGTGTATTGTGTTTGAGGGCCTGCATATAACATTCAAGGAAAACTTGCGATTAGAAACCTATAGATCCAAAAGTTCGAGACAGAATTACTAATGGTTTTTACCCAAGGAAATATCAAACCCTGATACTCGGTTACAGGTATGTTCAATTTTTTCTAGGTTTTTTTCCGGTAAAAGGATTTCTCCAGTCCCTCTCAATTTCGAAATTGAACAAACTGGTCACTCTAAAAAACCTAGAGCAATTTAATCCTGTCAATTCAAAAGTGAGCAACTACAGACAATTAATCACGATATGTTAATGTTTTCCATTAATTGTACATGATTTTGactggtataataataaatttagaccTCAAACTTTACACATTCTgccaatttgatcctaatttaacaaatttatcttgCAACATTTGCGTAAATGTTAAGGCtgaatttgttcaattttttaaaattaagctcaaaatgacaaaatatgtaaacatcgaAGGATAAATTTGTAACTATACCAATCAAAACTATGTACAATTGACGGGAAATAGTAACAtcgtgattaattgtccttagttgctcactttcaaaattggcaaggattaaattgctccaattttttgaaaggaccaatttgctcaatttcaaaaCTGAGAGGGACTGGAAAGGTCTTTTTACCGTTTCCTTTTCAgatatatttggaggatcatTGGATACTCGACTCATGTTAGTACTTCAGTTTGGACAACCAACACAGTTTTAGGTAAAACTACATTACTTGGCCATTGATAACAGTCATATTACCAAGTACAGGTAACTCGATTCTGCAGACATGTCAAAACAATTTGCATACTGGACTCACTTAAGAATGACtagtaactaaaataaattgcaGACATGTCAAACAAGATCCCTCGAGTGTTAACAACGATATTGATAGAATCTACCTTTTCACTGGAGACTTGCTTGTGAAAACTTAATTCTGTCTCACGTAGCTGCTTTCGCTTCCTCGATGACCCACCCCCACGAACAGATCCATTACCAGGGCCCAATGGAAGTTGGAAACAACCATGACCAGGTTCTGCTTTAGAGTGGTTGTCAACATCCAATGCGCTGCAATTCCACGTGTACATGACGTATTTTCTCACCTGGTAAAGAAAAGCACATTAGTGTACTGCAACTGTACTAAAGGACTAAATCAGAGAGAAATACTTGAGTTGattaaaaaataggctatttgttcTTATGAGAAAGAAATTACTTTATCCCAGTGTTCTTGAGCTTTTCTTCTATTTCTGATCCTCCGTAAAATGCTATCTTCGTTGCGAAGCCGTTTTATTCTGAACTCACACTACAAAGTACATACCAAGCAGGTTATATACGAAATGTCGAATACTTCAAGCTCCGTTTTTTTTTTTCGTCATGATGCACAAATACTGAATATAAGCATTTTTCAGTTCATCGAAAAGAAGGGTATTAATAAAACGTAATATCATCAGTTCTTGACAATAGAAGGTCCTCGATCAATCTATACTTGAATCTTTATAATATATCCGGAAAATGAAGGGAGAACGTATAAAGAAAGAATGAAACGATAAGCTCATGAGGGACGCAACTTACTTGCACCAAGAGATAGAAAAATATCCCCATACTAATGCAATATAACCCACCAAGATCAGCAAGGAAACCCACTGCAAGTAGAATAAAACAATATTGCATTAATACAAGGAACAGCAACCGAAATTAAACAAAATACGCACAGGCAAGGAAAATTACTCACCAGCAcctattatattttgattttcggTCTCAATGATGTAGGAAGAAAGATAGTTGACATATAATGTAGTGTTGATTAGTCCATCATTAGCATTCTCGAGTGAGGCTCGGAGCTGAGAAGTGTCACGCAAAGACGACCCGGGGACGAATTCATGAAAGAGAGGTTGAATTAGCCTCAGATTTTTTGCACTGCGGTATATACGGggaaataaattgaatatcaatATGTTTGTGTCTGTCCCTCTGAATGTAACCGGGCTATTATCAAAGTTGCTACCATTCATCAATGTTCCACTAACGAAACTCACATGATCTCTCCTAATATGATCTTTCGCAGTTACATTGAACTGAAAACCTACAGCACTTGCAGGGCTGTTCGGAAGATCGACAAATTGCCATGAAATGGACATAAAATCTTGATTGAGTCGACAATTGCTGCACTTGAGAGTTATAGTTGGCCCTAAACTTGTATTATGACATGAAACATTGAGAATATCCGAAATAGGGAGAACTTTGTCTTCAAGGAAACCGGAACTTCCGGAAAGTAAAGTAGTAGGAGTCCGTAAATTCGAGCAACTCATACTAGAAACAGCGGTCATGTTAAATTCAACGTCATTCCTGAAGGAAGCTAGGTCAGGTGCATT is a window of Gossypium hirsutum isolate 1008001.06 chromosome D08, Gossypium_hirsutum_v2.1, whole genome shotgun sequence DNA encoding:
- the LOC107909074 gene encoding uncharacterized protein; the encoded protein is MASCPQNSILYNGTRCACQIGRFLNVAANSCITYAGNSAIKTDSGIDYYAISIPKNILSFDSIKKFTQSQAVFLEATLVMLLSWLVFCFFLRFMKLGDGRNVWFKIRWWISRLDVCFATRHWLDDQKLVVKRKTELGGTFSIASWILFTGLFAALLYQLIAKRTIEVHNVIATNAPDLASFRNDVEFNMTAVSSMSCSNLRTPTTLLSGSSGFLEDKVLPISDILNVSCHNTSLGPTITLKCSNCRLNQDFMSISWQFVDLPNSPASAVGFQFNVTAKDHIRRDHVSFVSGTLMNGSNFDNSPVTFRGTDTNILIFNLFPRIYRSAKNLRLIQPLFHEFVPGSSLRDTSQLRASLENANDGLINTTLYVNYLSSYIIETENQNIIGAVGFLADLGGLYCISMGIFFYLLVQCEFRIKRLRNEDSILRRIRNRRKAQEHWDKVRKYVMYTWNCSALDVDNHSKAEPGHGCFQLPLGPGNGSVRGGGSSRKRKQLRETELSFHKQVSSEKALKHNTRGSAKAETKHCIGSKDAVAIQHQAFALDDDIIPPPPTLELKSGSEIELSDIQKNFQRLYDYNVMLREKFVATQSLLRDLAAKSPSPTTERQT
- the LOC107909073 gene encoding uncharacterized protein isoform X3, with the translated sequence MIQVLDCSSDGILELEPMNSYNRLLLHRLADIFGFAHESIGEGDDRHLILQRCPETSIPSILVSDILWQCDEPQSLTASRHILTREGTKPVMEKNLPSFELSLEEREAAYLAARERIFAMDVGEVREPVKHKPRTVPIVARRMIAHALGQRINLCNLDDSARDLKDRGKTDEPSVHDTDKVDNNSRTETHQDAVLEQRKPVDACSKANSNTSKHNTSVVCERNVSDEQTEKRPTNASIPGRSRNRVNKEYSKEEHLGAAKRMFANALGLRSATDSRSSERKTTQ
- the LOC107909073 gene encoding uncharacterized protein isoform X1, with the translated sequence MSFTQFAMVEELAFLVKDNLPCKHLVLSMEEAFMNFLQDDTSSDGILELEPMNSYNRLLLHRLADIFGFAHESIGEGDDRHLILQRCPETSIPSILVSDILWQCDEPQSLTASRHILTREGTKPVMEKNLPSFELSLEEREAAYLAARERIFAMDVGEVREPVKHKPRTVPIVARRMIAHALGQRINLCNLDDSARDLKDRGKTDEPSVHDTDKVDNNSRTETHQDAVLEQRKPVDACSKANSNTSKHNTSVVCERNVSDEQTEKRPTNASIPGRSRNRVNKEYSKEEHLGAAKRMFANALGLRSATDSRSSERKTTQ
- the LOC107909073 gene encoding uncharacterized protein isoform X2 → MEEAFMNFLQDDTSSDGILELEPMNSYNRLLLHRLADIFGFAHESIGEGDDRHLILQRCPETSIPSILVSDILWQCDEPQSLTASRHILTREGTKPVMEKNLPSFELSLEEREAAYLAARERIFAMDVGEVREPVKHKPRTVPIVARRMIAHALGQRINLCNLDDSARDLKDRGKTDEPSVHDTDKVDNNSRTETHQDAVLEQRKPVDACSKANSNTSKHNTSVVCERNVSDEQTEKRPTNASIPGRSRNRVNKEYSKEEHLGAAKRMFANALGLRSATDSRSSERKTTQ
- the LOC107909073 gene encoding uncharacterized protein isoform X4 — protein: MIQDGILELEPMNSYNRLLLHRLADIFGFAHESIGEGDDRHLILQRCPETSIPSILVSDILWQCDEPQSLTASRHILTREGTKPVMEKNLPSFELSLEEREAAYLAARERIFAMDVGEVREPVKHKPRTVPIVARRMIAHALGQRINLCNLDDSARDLKDRGKTDEPSVHDTDKVDNNSRTETHQDAVLEQRKPVDACSKANSNTSKHNTSVVCERNVSDEQTEKRPTNASIPGRSRNRVNKEYSKEEHLGAAKRMFANALGLRSATDSRSSERKTTQ